One region of Drosophila teissieri strain GT53w chromosome 2L, Prin_Dtei_1.1, whole genome shotgun sequence genomic DNA includes:
- the LOC122611696 gene encoding uncharacterized protein LOC122611696 has translation MGNTSSKGESDASEPPLDGGKPHKQHQQHKSSDASHNGVTDVGGSHNSLKVTQAQGSMTRSASGADVTEKYLTQLVPVEKLAEILREQTSSKLGINGIVADVFVSQVFPQYTDLGQRLFNLMHSNSKATTKHLGAVAFRQQCERFLGIMDDAKTLECYIKMYAQEENPDLIDKTGVTRLLLICYTIAMQHSGNAVLCPAINRTFGSVTKSIFLCHDSMSLGYVCRWFEQNLMRLVLLVHKYCVHTLSTAYRGLEQQNQSCGIELQTPVLEQRNPFTDATDYSGGGGRDEDSLMPLSQAWLLAGALPPLYSKPQTITPTATKGNNNVSASTAVQIFKDKLSMMPSHWTLLYNSNEHGVGANRFLHHVLGYRGPTLVLLHTKDGQTYCVASPSEWKETHLFVGGEGSCVIQLLPKFEILEKKSNILYLNTSIRGYPKGLRAGADPRKPIIAVDEHFENMDCKGLAAGLMSIEVWGCGDKTSREVQLDIKKWQIKEAERQRTVKLTAADWMDHPDRYLLELGGRQNYNN, from the exons ATGGGCAACACGAGTTCCAAGGGCGAGTCGGACGCCAGTGAGCCACCCCTGGACGGGGGAAAGCCGCAcaagcaacatcagcagcacaAGTCCAGCGATGCCTCCCACAACGGAGTCACTGACGTGGGCGGCAGCCACAACAGCCTAAAGGTGACGCAGGCGCAGGGCTCAATGACCAGGTCGGCATCTGGGGCGGATGTCACTGAGAAGTACCTCACCCAGCTGGTGCCAGTGGAGAAGCTGGCCGAGATCCTCAGGGAGCAGACATCGTCCAAACTGGGCATTAATGGCATTGTGGCAGATGTCTTTGTG TCACAAGTCTTTCCGCAGTATACCGACCTGGGACAGCGGCTGTTCAACCTGATGCACTCCAACTCCAAGGCCACAACGAAACATCTAGGAGCCGTAGCTTTCCGGCAGCAATGCGAACGCTTTTTGGGCATCATGGATGATGCGAAGACGCTGGAGTGCTACATCAAGATGTACGCCCAGGAGGAGAATCCGGACCTAATTGACAAGACGGGAGTGACGCGATTGCTCCTCATCTGCTACACCATTGCCATGCAGCACTCGGGCAACGCTGTGCTGTGCCCGGCCATCAACCGCACGTTCGGTTCGGTGACCAAGTCCATTTTTCTATGCCACGACAGTATGAGTCTGGGCTACGTTTGCCGCTGGTTCGAGCAGAACCTGATGCGGTTGGTACTCCTAGTGCACAAGTACTGTGTGCACACGTTGTCAACCGCTTATCGTGGTCTAGAGCAGCAGAACCAGTCCTGCGGCATTGAGTTGCAAACTCCGGTGCTTGAACAACGCAATCCCTTCACAGATGCCACCGACTACAGTGGTGGTGGCGGAAGGGACGAGGACTCGCTGATGCCGCTCTCGCAAGCCTGGCTGCTAGCTGGAGCTCTGCCGCCACTCTACTCCAAGCCCCAAACTATAACTCCGACGGCAACGAAAGGAAACAACAACGTCAGCGCCTCCACAGCGGTACAGATTTTCAAGGACAAACTGTCGATGATGCCGTCACACTGGACGCTGCTGTACAACTCCAATGAGCACGGCGTGGGAGCCAACCGGTTTCTGCACCACGTCCTCGGCTACCGGGGTCCAACACTGGTCCTGCTGCACACAAAGGATGGACAGACATACTGCGTGGCCTCACCCAGTGAGTGGAAGGAAACGCATCTGTTCGTGGGCGGCGAGGGCAGCTGTGTTATCCAGCTTCTGCCCAA GTTTGAGATACTGGAAAAAAAGTCCAACATTCTTTACCTAAACACCAGCATACGCGGCTATCCGAAGGGCTTACGTGCCGGCGCTGATCCGCGAAAACCCATTATAGCAGTCGATGAGCATTTTGAGAATATGGACTGCAAGGGACTGGCGGCTGGACTTATGTCGATAGAG GTGTGGGGCTGCGGGGACAAAACATCACGCGAAGTGCAATTGGACATCAAGAAGTGGCAGATCAAGGAGGCCGAGCGACAGCGGACCGTGAAGCTCACGGCCGCCGACTGGATGGACCATCCCGATCGATATCTCCTCGAGCTGGGCGGCAGACAGAACTACAACAATTGA
- the LOC122611694 gene encoding transmembrane protein 184C isoform X1 has translation MCGLDIRRFFEEWRIWIRPLLIVTYVIFAIIVVPLLIVNSVKDGFQRNDQLILIGGLFVLSAVPVSIWHIIQHVIHFTKPILQKHIIRILWMVPIYALNAWIGLFFPKHSIYVDSLRECYEAYVIYNFMVYLLNYLNLGMDLEATMEYKPQVPHFFPLCCMRPWVMGREFIHNCKHGILQYTVVRPITTFISVICELCGVYGEGEFAGNVAFPYIVVVNNISQFVAMYCLVLFYRANKEDLKPMKPIPKFLCIKAVVFFSFFQGVLLNVLVYYNIIKDIFGSDAGDTNLASLLQNFLICIEMFIAAVAHIYSFPHHPFHINSPQYWNNPNHSWCRAFLSMMDISDMQEDVTEHLGVVGSSLSRRFQGRSTYQPLARSPRRSSSESEYLISKRQDQQLPGNSSQSGNMYGATSSRLIVPVYDGKLNTLPESQPTHSQSRFPLAGEADDGNSSNSNYQQQQLHLPGAAGSQPSTRQRDTLHLRERERDPGAGAGVGGSFLRLPPGAASAAAPIPESNDDYALLLGAGAGR, from the exons ATGTGCGGCCTGGACATAAGACGCTTCTTCGAAGAGTGGCGCATCTGGATACGCCCGCTGCTTATTGTCACCTATGTCATATTCGCTATCATCGTGGTGCCGCTGCTGATTGTGAACTCCGTGAAGGATGGCTTCCAGCGCAACGACCAGCTCATTCTCATCGGCGGACTGTTTGTGCTGTCCGCAGTGCCCGTGTCCATTTGGCATATCATCCAACACGTCATTCATTTTACTAAGCCCATACTGCAGAAACACATAATCCGCATATTGTGGATGGTGCCTATCTACGCCTTGAACGCG TGGATCGGCCTTTTCTTTCCGAAGCACTCCATCTACGTGGACTCACTGCGCGAGTGCTACGAGGCGTACGTCATCTACAACTTCATGGTGTACCTGCTCAACTATTTGAATCTCGGCATGGACCTGGAGGCCACAATGGAGTACAAGCCGCAGGTGCCGCACTTTTTCCCCCTGTGCTGCATGCGGCCGTGGGTGATGGGTCGTGAATTCATCCACAACTGCAAGCACGGGATCCTCCAGTATACGGTCGTGCGCCCTATCACCACCTTTATCTCTGT CATCTGCGAGCTATGCGGCGTCTACGGCGAGGGCGAGTTCGCGGGCAACGTGGCCTTCCCCTACATTGTGGTGGTCAATAATATCTCCCAGTTCGTGGCCATGTACTGCCTAGTGCTATTTTACCGTGCAAACAAGGAAGACCTCAAACCAATGAAGCCAATTCCCAAATTTCTGTGCATCAAAGCTGTGGTGTTCTTCTCCTTTTT CCAAGGAGTGCTACTCAACGTACTGGTATATTATAACATTATTAAGGACATCTTTGGTTCGGATGCGGGGGACACCAACCTGGCTTCCCTGCTTCAG AACTTCCTCATCTGCATTGAAATGTTTATCGCTGCCGTGGCTCACATCTACAGCTTCCCGCACCACCCTTTCCACATCAACTCGCCGCAGTACTGGAACAACCCGAATCACAGCTGGTGTCGCGCTTTCCTCTCCATGATGGACATATCCGACATGCAGGAGGATGTCACCGAGCATCTGGGCGTCGTGGGCAGCTCACTGAGTCGTCGCTTCCAGGGACGCAGCACATACCAGCCGCTGGCACGCAGTCCTCGTCGCTCCAGTAGTGAGTCCGAGTATCTGATCAGCAAGCGGCAAGATCAGCAGCTGCCGGGCAACTCGTCGCAATCAGGTAACATGTATGGTGCAACATCCAGTCGCCTGATAGTGCCTGTGTATGATGGCAAGCTGAACACACTGCCCGAAAGTCAACCTACTCACTCCCAATCTCGATTTCCTTTAGCAGGCGAGGCCGACGATGGGAACAGTAGCAATAGCAActaccaacaacaacaactacactTGCCGGGAGCGGCGGGCTCTCAGCCGTCGACCCGTCAACGCGATACATTGCATCTTCGCGAGCGTGAAAGAGATCCGGGTGCGGGTGCTGGCGTCGGTGGCAGTTTCCTACGCCTGCCCCCTGGTGCTGCCTCAGCAGCAGCGCCTATTCCCGAGTCCAACGATGATTATGCGCTGCTTTTGGGCGCGGGGGCAGGCAGGTGA
- the LOC122611694 gene encoding transmembrane protein 184C isoform X2, translating to MCGLDIRRFFEEWRIWIRPLLIVTYVIFAIIVVPLLIVNSVKDGFQRNDQLILIGGLFVLSAVPVSIWHIIQHVIHFTKPILQKHIIRILWMVPIYALNAWIGLFFPKHSIYVDSLRECYEAYVIYNFMVYLLNYLNLGMDLEATMEYKPQVPHFFPLCCMRPWVMGREFIHNCKHGILQYTVVRPITTFISVICELCGVYGEGEFAGNVAFPYIVVVNNISQFVAMYCLVLFYRANKEDLKPMKPIPKFLCIKAVVFFSFFQGVLLNVLVYYNIIKDIFGSDAGDTNLASLLQNFLICIEMFIAAVAHIYSFPHHPFHINSPQYWNNPNHSWCRAFLSMMDISDMQEDVTEHLGVVGSSLSRRFQGRSTYQPLARSPRRSSSESEYLISKRQDQQLPGNSSQSGNMYGATSSRLIVPVYDGEADDGNSSNSNYQQQQLHLPGAAGSQPSTRQRDTLHLRERERDPGAGAGVGGSFLRLPPGAASAAAPIPESNDDYALLLGAGAGR from the exons ATGTGCGGCCTGGACATAAGACGCTTCTTCGAAGAGTGGCGCATCTGGATACGCCCGCTGCTTATTGTCACCTATGTCATATTCGCTATCATCGTGGTGCCGCTGCTGATTGTGAACTCCGTGAAGGATGGCTTCCAGCGCAACGACCAGCTCATTCTCATCGGCGGACTGTTTGTGCTGTCCGCAGTGCCCGTGTCCATTTGGCATATCATCCAACACGTCATTCATTTTACTAAGCCCATACTGCAGAAACACATAATCCGCATATTGTGGATGGTGCCTATCTACGCCTTGAACGCG TGGATCGGCCTTTTCTTTCCGAAGCACTCCATCTACGTGGACTCACTGCGCGAGTGCTACGAGGCGTACGTCATCTACAACTTCATGGTGTACCTGCTCAACTATTTGAATCTCGGCATGGACCTGGAGGCCACAATGGAGTACAAGCCGCAGGTGCCGCACTTTTTCCCCCTGTGCTGCATGCGGCCGTGGGTGATGGGTCGTGAATTCATCCACAACTGCAAGCACGGGATCCTCCAGTATACGGTCGTGCGCCCTATCACCACCTTTATCTCTGT CATCTGCGAGCTATGCGGCGTCTACGGCGAGGGCGAGTTCGCGGGCAACGTGGCCTTCCCCTACATTGTGGTGGTCAATAATATCTCCCAGTTCGTGGCCATGTACTGCCTAGTGCTATTTTACCGTGCAAACAAGGAAGACCTCAAACCAATGAAGCCAATTCCCAAATTTCTGTGCATCAAAGCTGTGGTGTTCTTCTCCTTTTT CCAAGGAGTGCTACTCAACGTACTGGTATATTATAACATTATTAAGGACATCTTTGGTTCGGATGCGGGGGACACCAACCTGGCTTCCCTGCTTCAG AACTTCCTCATCTGCATTGAAATGTTTATCGCTGCCGTGGCTCACATCTACAGCTTCCCGCACCACCCTTTCCACATCAACTCGCCGCAGTACTGGAACAACCCGAATCACAGCTGGTGTCGCGCTTTCCTCTCCATGATGGACATATCCGACATGCAGGAGGATGTCACCGAGCATCTGGGCGTCGTGGGCAGCTCACTGAGTCGTCGCTTCCAGGGACGCAGCACATACCAGCCGCTGGCACGCAGTCCTCGTCGCTCCAGTAGTGAGTCCGAGTATCTGATCAGCAAGCGGCAAGATCAGCAGCTGCCGGGCAACTCGTCGCAATCAGGTAACATGTATGGTGCAACATCCAGTCGCCTGATAGTGCCTGTGTATGATG GCGAGGCCGACGATGGGAACAGTAGCAATAGCAActaccaacaacaacaactacactTGCCGGGAGCGGCGGGCTCTCAGCCGTCGACCCGTCAACGCGATACATTGCATCTTCGCGAGCGTGAAAGAGATCCGGGTGCGGGTGCTGGCGTCGGTGGCAGTTTCCTACGCCTGCCCCCTGGTGCTGCCTCAGCAGCAGCGCCTATTCCCGAGTCCAACGATGATTATGCGCTGCTTTTGGGCGCGGGGGCAGGCAGGTGA
- the LOC122611694 gene encoding transmembrane protein 184C isoform X3: protein MCGLDIRRFFEEWRIWIRPLLIVTYVIFAIIVVPLLIVNSVKDGFQRNDQLILIGGLFVLSAVPVSIWHIIQHVIHFTKPILQKHIIRILWMVPIYALNAWIGLFFPKHSIYVDSLRECYEAYVIYNFMVYLLNYLNLGMDLEATMEYKPQVPHFFPLCCMRPWVMGREFIHNCKHGILQYTVVRPITTFISVICELCGVYGEGEFAGNVAFPYIVVVNNISQFVAMYCLVLFYRANKEDLKPMKPIPKFLCIKAVVFFSFFQGVLLNVLVYYNIIKDIFGSDAGDTNLASLLQNFLICIEMFIAAVAHIYSFPHHPFHINSPQYWNNPNHSWCRAFLSMMDISDMQEDVTEHLGVVGSSLSRRFQGRSTYQPLARSPRRSSSESEYLISKRQDQQLPGNSSQSAGEADDGNSSNSNYQQQQLHLPGAAGSQPSTRQRDTLHLRERERDPGAGAGVGGSFLRLPPGAASAAAPIPESNDDYALLLGAGAGR from the exons ATGTGCGGCCTGGACATAAGACGCTTCTTCGAAGAGTGGCGCATCTGGATACGCCCGCTGCTTATTGTCACCTATGTCATATTCGCTATCATCGTGGTGCCGCTGCTGATTGTGAACTCCGTGAAGGATGGCTTCCAGCGCAACGACCAGCTCATTCTCATCGGCGGACTGTTTGTGCTGTCCGCAGTGCCCGTGTCCATTTGGCATATCATCCAACACGTCATTCATTTTACTAAGCCCATACTGCAGAAACACATAATCCGCATATTGTGGATGGTGCCTATCTACGCCTTGAACGCG TGGATCGGCCTTTTCTTTCCGAAGCACTCCATCTACGTGGACTCACTGCGCGAGTGCTACGAGGCGTACGTCATCTACAACTTCATGGTGTACCTGCTCAACTATTTGAATCTCGGCATGGACCTGGAGGCCACAATGGAGTACAAGCCGCAGGTGCCGCACTTTTTCCCCCTGTGCTGCATGCGGCCGTGGGTGATGGGTCGTGAATTCATCCACAACTGCAAGCACGGGATCCTCCAGTATACGGTCGTGCGCCCTATCACCACCTTTATCTCTGT CATCTGCGAGCTATGCGGCGTCTACGGCGAGGGCGAGTTCGCGGGCAACGTGGCCTTCCCCTACATTGTGGTGGTCAATAATATCTCCCAGTTCGTGGCCATGTACTGCCTAGTGCTATTTTACCGTGCAAACAAGGAAGACCTCAAACCAATGAAGCCAATTCCCAAATTTCTGTGCATCAAAGCTGTGGTGTTCTTCTCCTTTTT CCAAGGAGTGCTACTCAACGTACTGGTATATTATAACATTATTAAGGACATCTTTGGTTCGGATGCGGGGGACACCAACCTGGCTTCCCTGCTTCAG AACTTCCTCATCTGCATTGAAATGTTTATCGCTGCCGTGGCTCACATCTACAGCTTCCCGCACCACCCTTTCCACATCAACTCGCCGCAGTACTGGAACAACCCGAATCACAGCTGGTGTCGCGCTTTCCTCTCCATGATGGACATATCCGACATGCAGGAGGATGTCACCGAGCATCTGGGCGTCGTGGGCAGCTCACTGAGTCGTCGCTTCCAGGGACGCAGCACATACCAGCCGCTGGCACGCAGTCCTCGTCGCTCCAGTAGTGAGTCCGAGTATCTGATCAGCAAGCGGCAAGATCAGCAGCTGCCGGGCAACTCGTCGCAATCAG CAGGCGAGGCCGACGATGGGAACAGTAGCAATAGCAActaccaacaacaacaactacactTGCCGGGAGCGGCGGGCTCTCAGCCGTCGACCCGTCAACGCGATACATTGCATCTTCGCGAGCGTGAAAGAGATCCGGGTGCGGGTGCTGGCGTCGGTGGCAGTTTCCTACGCCTGCCCCCTGGTGCTGCCTCAGCAGCAGCGCCTATTCCCGAGTCCAACGATGATTATGCGCTGCTTTTGGGCGCGGGGGCAGGCAGGTGA
- the LOC122611940 gene encoding uncharacterized protein LOC122611940 encodes MSEEVPASPVAIGELKYEDVSQLNFSKLYSPKMKSVYWRYFGFPSNDNNEVITKQNVVCIKCHKVLTNHGNTTNLRAHLQHRHKDLFKDLCQEHDIHVPPRKTPRNVTHPPLSKRNVSSRRVKLEFINNRNHDNGSDEELDEAAVATAAMQAEEDASSQTMLYETMVPYTYDEADNLVEEEERLVVEPKYGRKRKVATPSTALIHGRSIKHEEGGYAAVANITNLAEALTDIVIKDLRNVDSLYDAGFSEFLRQVLGNSAPMPEPDKIDSLINEMHASKFLEIGEITREFTSDKPFSLAFEMWVNVEQRRFLSIFHHYLDEETQSVRGMLYATVEYNDYIVFDDLLTDFYLANCTLAIINYDEEEDLLHTYLREKNIPIALCYVSVIDKCLRRVFELEEVATLMEQVKDLMQRHSSEIASKVSEVPMPTYNEHFPWTLYETLKFFAESISWSEDMDHLVISAKTVTEALSALVIALDTLRGEDIPLCSMLSPITSKILIKKLGIAEQDDPLMMNVKRTISSVLQGHVIANDNLTAAALLDPRFHRLTTIDDLNRTVRMLTLKYNMNFGGAGEGESNEVAATSSSVAIKSEPRVVDSSAPKKLGLKLLFDSNEIPSPPKRDADSSVESDLKRYRNEVVVQLDESPIEWWLKMGHIYGTLRDLASLYHSVPGVVTLSFKKALRDQIYDFNKRFMLTGSHIDAILFLHHHNN; translated from the exons ATGAGCGAAGAGGTACCCGCGTCGCCGGTGGCCATTGGCGAGCTGAAGTACGAAGATGTGTCGCAGCTAAATTTTTCCAAACTGTACTCGCCCAAGATGAAGAGCGTCTACTGGCGCTACTTTGGATTCCCCTCAAATGACAACAACGAGGTGATCACCAAGCAGAACGTCGTCTGCATTAAGTGTCACAAGGTGCTGACCAACCACGGCAACACCACCAATTTGCGGGCCCATCTCCAGCACCGGCACAAAGATCTGTTCAAAGATCTGTGCCAGGAGCACGACATTCATGTGCCGCCGCGCAAGACGCCGCGCAATGTGACCCATCCACCGCTGTCTAAGCGAAATGTCTCCTCGCGGCGGGTCAAGCTAGAGTTCATCAATAACCGGAACCACGACAACGGCTCTGATGAGGAATTGGACGAAGCAGCCGTGGCAACTGCGGCCATgcaggcggaggaggatgCCTCCTCACAAACCATGCTGTACGAGACCATGGTGCCGTACACCTACGACGAGGCTGATAATCTGgtagaggaggaggagcgccTGGTTGTGGAACCAAAGTACGGACGCAAGCGTAAAGTGGCCACTCCCTCGACTGCACTGATCCACGGGCGATCCATCAAGCACGAGGAAGGCGGCTATGCTGCCGTGGCGAACATCACCAATCTGGCCGAAGCCCTTACGGACATAGTGATTAAGGATTTGCGCAATGTGGACTCTCTGTACGATGCTGGTTTCAGCGAATTTCTGCGACAGGTCCTAGGCAACTCGGCACCCATGCCCGAGCCAGACAAGATCGATTCGCTGATCAACGAGATGCACGCCTCCAAGTTTCTGGAAATTGGCGAAATCACACGCGAGTTCACCTCCGATAAGCCCTTCTCCCTTGCCTTTGAGATGTGGGTGAACGTCGAGCAGCGTCGATTCCTCAGCATTTTCCATCACTATCTGGACGAGGAGACGCAGTCAGTTCGCGGTATGCTGTACGCCACCGTGGAGTACAACGATTACATTGTCTTTGACGATCTGCTAACTGACTTCTACTTGGCCAACTGCACACTGGCCATCATAAACTACGATGAGGAAGAGGACCTCCTGCACACCTATCTGCGAGAGAAAA ataTCCCCATTGCGCTGTGCTACGTTTCGGTAATTGACAAATGTTTGCGTCGTGTCTTCGAGCTTGAAGAGGTGGCCACGCTAATGGAGCAGGTGAAAGACCTCATGCAGCGTCATTCATCGGAGATTGCCTCCAAGGTGTCTGAGGTGCCAATGCCCACGTACAACGAGCACTTCCCCTGGACACTGTACGAAACATTGAAGTTCTTTGCCGAGTCCATCTCTTGGTCGGAGGACATGGATCACCTGGTGATATCAGCCAAGACGGTGACGGAGGCACTAAGTGCTCTGGTG ATTGCTTTGGACACACTGCGTGGCGAAGATATCCCCTTGTGCAGCATGCTTTCGCCAATCACCTCAAAGATTCTTATCAAGAAGTTGGGCATTGCCGAGCAGGACGATCCCTTAATGATGAATGTGAAGCGCACTATTTCCAGTGTCCTACAGGGCCACGTCATTGCCAATGACAATTTGACCGCTGCTGCACTGTTGGACCCGCGCTTTCACCGCCTGACCACCATTGACGACCTGAACCGAACCGTTCGTATGCTGACCCTTAAGTATAACATGAATTTTGGTGGGGCGGGAGAAGGGGAATCCAACGAAGTGGCAGCCACCTCCAGCTCGGTGGCTATTAAGTCAGAACCAAGAGTAGTGGACAGCAGTGCCCCAAAGAAGTTGG GTCTGAAACTGCTGTTTGACAGTAATGAGATTCCTAGTCCTCCGAAGAGGGATGCGGACAGCAGCGTGGAATCTGATCTTAAGCGATACCGCAACGAGGTGGTCGTCCAGCTGGATGAGTCGCCCATCGAGTGGTGGCTCAAGATGGGTCACATTTATGGAACGCTGCGCGATCTGGCTAGTCTGTATCACAGTGTGCCCGGCGTGGTGACACTCAGCTTCAAGAAGGCTCTGCGAGACCAAATATACGACTTCAACAAGCGATTCATGCTAACCGGCAGTCATATCGACGCTATCCTCTTTCTGCATCATCACAACAATTAG
- the LOC122611694 gene encoding transmembrane protein 184C isoform X4, with the protein MCGLDIRRFFEEWRIWIRPLLIVTYVIFAIIVVPLLIVNSVKDGFQRNDQLILIGGLFVLSAVPVSIWHIIQHVIHFTKPILQKHIIRILWMVPIYALNAWIGLFFPKHSIYVDSLRECYEAYVIYNFMVYLLNYLNLGMDLEATMEYKPQVPHFFPLCCMRPWVMGREFIHNCKHGILQYTVVRPITTFISVICELCGVYGEGEFAGNVAFPYIVVVNNISQFVAMYCLVLFYRANKEDLKPMKPIPKFLCIKAVVFFSFFQGVLLNVLVYYNIIKDIFGSDAGDTNLASLLQNFLICIEMFIAAVAHIYSFPHHPFHINSPQYWNNPNHSWCRAFLSMMDISDMQEDVTEHLGVVGSSLSRRFQGRSTYQPLARSPRRSSSESEYLISKRQDQQLPGNSSQSGEADDGNSSNSNYQQQQLHLPGAAGSQPSTRQRDTLHLRERERDPGAGAGVGGSFLRLPPGAASAAAPIPESNDDYALLLGAGAGR; encoded by the exons ATGTGCGGCCTGGACATAAGACGCTTCTTCGAAGAGTGGCGCATCTGGATACGCCCGCTGCTTATTGTCACCTATGTCATATTCGCTATCATCGTGGTGCCGCTGCTGATTGTGAACTCCGTGAAGGATGGCTTCCAGCGCAACGACCAGCTCATTCTCATCGGCGGACTGTTTGTGCTGTCCGCAGTGCCCGTGTCCATTTGGCATATCATCCAACACGTCATTCATTTTACTAAGCCCATACTGCAGAAACACATAATCCGCATATTGTGGATGGTGCCTATCTACGCCTTGAACGCG TGGATCGGCCTTTTCTTTCCGAAGCACTCCATCTACGTGGACTCACTGCGCGAGTGCTACGAGGCGTACGTCATCTACAACTTCATGGTGTACCTGCTCAACTATTTGAATCTCGGCATGGACCTGGAGGCCACAATGGAGTACAAGCCGCAGGTGCCGCACTTTTTCCCCCTGTGCTGCATGCGGCCGTGGGTGATGGGTCGTGAATTCATCCACAACTGCAAGCACGGGATCCTCCAGTATACGGTCGTGCGCCCTATCACCACCTTTATCTCTGT CATCTGCGAGCTATGCGGCGTCTACGGCGAGGGCGAGTTCGCGGGCAACGTGGCCTTCCCCTACATTGTGGTGGTCAATAATATCTCCCAGTTCGTGGCCATGTACTGCCTAGTGCTATTTTACCGTGCAAACAAGGAAGACCTCAAACCAATGAAGCCAATTCCCAAATTTCTGTGCATCAAAGCTGTGGTGTTCTTCTCCTTTTT CCAAGGAGTGCTACTCAACGTACTGGTATATTATAACATTATTAAGGACATCTTTGGTTCGGATGCGGGGGACACCAACCTGGCTTCCCTGCTTCAG AACTTCCTCATCTGCATTGAAATGTTTATCGCTGCCGTGGCTCACATCTACAGCTTCCCGCACCACCCTTTCCACATCAACTCGCCGCAGTACTGGAACAACCCGAATCACAGCTGGTGTCGCGCTTTCCTCTCCATGATGGACATATCCGACATGCAGGAGGATGTCACCGAGCATCTGGGCGTCGTGGGCAGCTCACTGAGTCGTCGCTTCCAGGGACGCAGCACATACCAGCCGCTGGCACGCAGTCCTCGTCGCTCCAGTAGTGAGTCCGAGTATCTGATCAGCAAGCGGCAAGATCAGCAGCTGCCGGGCAACTCGTCGCAATCAG GCGAGGCCGACGATGGGAACAGTAGCAATAGCAActaccaacaacaacaactacactTGCCGGGAGCGGCGGGCTCTCAGCCGTCGACCCGTCAACGCGATACATTGCATCTTCGCGAGCGTGAAAGAGATCCGGGTGCGGGTGCTGGCGTCGGTGGCAGTTTCCTACGCCTGCCCCCTGGTGCTGCCTCAGCAGCAGCGCCTATTCCCGAGTCCAACGATGATTATGCGCTGCTTTTGGGCGCGGGGGCAGGCAGGTGA
- the LOC122611941 gene encoding 60S ribosomal protein L13: MGKGNNMIPNQHYHKWWQRHVKTWFNQPARKVRRHANRVKKAKAVFPRPASGALRPVVRCPTIRYHTKLRAGRGFTLEELKGAGIGASFAKTIGIAVDRRRKNKSLESRQRNIQRLKEYRSKLILFPINEKKIRAGESSLEECKLATQLKGPVLPITNEQPAVVEFREVTKDEKKFKAFATLRKARTDARLVGIRAKRAKEAAESEDAAKGDPKKAKK; the protein is encoded by the exons ATGGGTAAGGGTAACAATATGATTCCGAATCAGCACTACCACAAGTGGTGGCAGCGGCATGTGAAGACCTGGTTCAACCAGCCGGCCCGCAAGGTCCGCAGGCACGCGAACCGCGTCAAGAAGGCTAAGGCCGTCTTCCCCCGCCCCGCCAGCGGTGCCCTGCGCCCTGTGGTCCGTTGCCCCACCATCCGCTACCACACCAAGCTGCGTGCCGGCCGTGGTTTCACCCTGGAGGAGCTGAAG GGTGCCGGCATTGGCGCTAGCTTTGCCAAGACCATCGGCATTGCCGTCGACAGGAGGCGCAAGAACAAATCCCTGGAGTCCCGCCAGCGCAACATCCAGCGCCTCAAGGAGTACCGCAGCAAGTTGATCCTGTTCCCCATCAACGAGAAGAAGATCCGCGCCGGCGAGTCCTCTCTGGAGGAGTGCAAGCTGGCCACCCAGCTTAAGGGACCCGTCCTGCCCATCACCAATGAGCAGCCCGCCGTGGTTGAGTTCCGTGAGGTGACCAAGGATGAGAAGAAGTTCAAGGCCTTCGCCACGCTGCGCAAG GCTCGCACTGATGCCCGTTTGGTCGGAATCCGCGCCAAGCGCGCCAAGGAGGCCGCTGAGAGCGAGGACGCCGCCAAGGGAGACCCcaagaaggccaagaagtAA